From a region of the Podospora pseudopauciseta strain CBS 411.78 chromosome 7 map unlocalized CBS411.78m_7, whole genome shotgun sequence genome:
- the CAR2 gene encoding ornithine aminotransferase (EggNog:ENOG503NUZV; COG:E) translates to MAPHASSSTTTTTKPTDPYHASSTTTAITTENTYAAHNYSPLPIVFARASGCHVWDPEGRHYLDFLSAYSAVNQGHCHPALIKALTDQAARLTLSSRAFHNDVFPQWAKKVKDVFGYEMVLPMNTGAEAVETAIKLARKWAYKVKGVEQGKARVWSVDGNFHGRTMVAVSLSVDPESRDNHGPYVPLIGARHPSTGKAIRYGSVEDVEEILGEFGKETAAFIIEPIQGEAGVVVPEDGYLKRVQQLCREYNVLLICDEIQTGIARTGRMLCSEWDGIKPDVVTLGKAISGGMYPVSCVLSSKEIMGVIEPGTHGSTYGGNPLGCAVSIKALELVEEEGLVDKAQKLGEIFRSEIRGFNSKIVELVRGRGLLNAVVIDESETNGRTAWDLCMLLKDKGVLAKPTHGNIIRFAPPLVITEDELRSALKTIKEALEELPNATKHEAH, encoded by the exons ATGGCCCCccacgcctcctcctccaccaccaccaccactaaaCCAACCGACCCCTAccacgcctcctccaccacaacagcCATCACAACAGAAAACACCTACGCAGCCCACAActactcccccctccccattgTCTTCGCCCGCGCCTCGGGCTGCCACGTCTGGGACCCCGAAGGGCGCCACTACCTCgacttcctctccgcctACAGCGCCGTCAACCAAGGCCACTGCCACCCCGCCCTCATCAAAGCCCTCACCGACCAAGCCGCCcgcctcaccctctcctcccgcgCCTTCCACAACGACGTCTTTCCCCAGTgggccaagaaggtcaaggacgTGTTTGGGTACGAGATGGTCCTGCCCATGAACACGGGCGCCGAGGCGGTCGAGACGGCCATCAAACTGGCAAGAAAATGGGCGTACAAGGTCAAGGGGGTGGAGCAAGGGAAGGCGAGGGTGTGGAGTGTGGATGGGAACTTTCACGGGAGGAcgatggtggcggtgagTCTGAGTGTTGATCCGGAGAGTAGGGATAATCATGGGCCGTATGTACCGCTCATTGGGGCGAGACACCCGAGCACGGGGAAGGCGATTAGGTATGGGAgtgtggaggatgtggaggagatacttggggagtttgggaaGGAGACGGCGGCGTTTATTATTGAGCCCATTCAGGGTGAggccggggtggtggtgccggaggATGGATATCTCAAAAGAGTTCAGCAACTGTGCAGGGAGTATAATGTGCTTTTGATTTGCGACGAGATCCAGACGGGGATTGCGAGGACGGGAAGGATGCTGTGCAGCGAGTGGGATGGGATCAAGCCGGATGTGGTGACGTTGGGGAAGGCGATCAGCGGGGGGATGTACCCTGTCAGTTGTGTTTTGAGCTCGAAGGAGATTATGGGGGTTATTGAGCCTGGCACTCACGGGAGCACGTACGGTGGAAACCCGCTTGGGTGCGCGGTTAGTATCAAGGCTTTGGAGCTGGTCGAAGAGGAAGGCTTGGTCGACAAGGCCCAGAAGCTGGGGGAGATTTTCAGGAGCGAGATCAGAGGGTTCAACAGCAAGATTGTGGAgctggtgagggggagggggttgttgaacgCGGTGGTGATTGATGAGAGCGAGACGAATGGGAGGACGGCGTGGGATTTGTGCATGTTGTTGAAGGATAAGGGTGTTTTg GCCAAACCGACCCACGGCAACATCATTCGCTTCGCACCACCGCTGGTCATCACCGAAGATGAACTTAGAAGCGCCCTCAAGACCATCAAGGAGGCGCTGGAGGAGTTGCCAAATGCCACCAAGCACGAGGCGCACTGA
- a CDS encoding uncharacterized protein (COG:U; EggNog:ENOG503NWX3), which yields MAAPTDKTYFPPLEDCLKGRAPLLSWRLVASALEDSNSDRLTSTAVSDFLRDGFVHQLIKEPTKPFSPPTNQSKLDFQTRTGAINVVPSPKDPYDLKQIKEDAAWLSKNANVNEVAALRIVVVEYQSRAHSHLTGPFSTQDAANIREAAGVSDAQASSFLSSLNVVAVVDAEANWAEFESETKRRQRLITTFLTERRSFFASADAFTTFLLHSRPGNRTPAADELRQDIMKTAFNWDDRDFQVADPSLLKAMAPTYFAVLPELVEEVEKGPRELEKTVLTSQIELDWSRTSITEVIHSMSVAFQIMDLEGPQFHSPELVAQWFTLMDNYRFLEPIMPILEQHDMLAELVLPVRSLMTVISLKFLNIDRALLYLSPPDDVDRSEVLVDGEEPYLNSAELLKQIHDILQAATSVGVPMAVPLAFAWSLIIHQMHVGYQDRAERRDLINNQRARGTFESEAIAPPTPPEGRQRRNSGGSLISIEQSPYDAFLEVANLERDMQVAETMAMVATSRGHVYNIISEMISCLGYGETAAFRPMIGARSRVVFEDLLKRTFHVVGYQTEPVACLLYLLSGSKSYWDISSEVPNSAALDIYTQMLTDPLLRTQYTEQSHNRYPYEFIPFTEICRSLLAALVSDKQSSEQIVGWLYRTPSLTIEWNPMWDRSYHLVHEDENTNSFCMDEDIDLFSARSFRKVAPQEKFTIPSGTYGRFVTDIGRVAKLEFEHSALALLGKRLEVYLSDGAWDSGLGQLTTDDLAEAISLLAVMLRTEVLRSTGRSPKPNTESAIKVLQETSSSLPRNNDIIKVVCGILNGLIEEDPTQLDAGKFKVMTASLQFLHAVLPVVPGRVWSYMSNCGLISSEGRSGRLSRITGNLDMYAERVDFLQSAVKLFSSLVENAMSSAAQRKTAASPNARVRIDENPWAGMSEKILSQVCLAIAQTAVDIFENSATWRFESEVGESIVITEVVNIMTSLLFYTYSMGSPESTKNLTSCLLEASRYIIEGFLAPASSSLRFQPLLTSLLAAFKVTDSTLYPYRSRIVSERLTGVVSFATIILRVASYLDHPTAAIQTQLFKCAALVARLPAIKHSFKMPVIALLSALVENAGKGSGEPPSLLGYLGPQVSHSFIQIASQLDKPFDRIPEVVRTWNFFSIILRNRQQWMANCLLTGKTPRQALKGDAKMAEISPDSVLSTALEKLRSIATQPSQEALAILDFFTSAQNYWAWTIFAMQKDKSFLGSLRSYVKNLKAPELVFKNDPAEAGYQARIAAYIAETFAMQLYHLRQMRQAQDFATKVVEDLDYFLRHGVQVADYNASLHSNFAKNFSQRYPGLELDDFKRTVLVPKNLGAQYYYGMDFAEKMLGYDAGWAGAGSKKNGFRTEMEKANLNLSLVEAEVALFHAWEYLILELSSCLLPKSGIISRQMIQVAEQCLEANQRPSAPDHIFVRLAESRANLTLTLLKRLADCSQLPKDFTQLLTLVATTINVVDNPFATENITYFRTLLRILFVTLRGTKLSSNAPAPAKAGPETSVAATQLVITILDRVVAQSFRALAGLVHEPGSPTEPDDMALVTGILQACLAVPGLDQCQGQIITIMSNHNIFQVATSLFSWSDKLVGRNGDPVYGEISLLFLLELSSLPQIAEQLAVNGILGHITSANIAGFLRRKNITPFTESVNKMRCYSIWSRALLPMLINILGALGPTIAPEVAFVLNQFPNLLESSIERLAAPGMDRTIPTMSFGSEDSTRTHPFYITLATMNEIHSLSLLAKVLGALRENNTRDIPEVTGWDSGKVLEHVEFWLQSRKVLRERLLPLTEREREWWGTKTREGAGGGDCQTVLEEKVVGVLEGVRDVLMAGEEGEE from the exons ATGGCTGCCCCAACTGACAAAACATACTTCCCCCCCCTCGAGGACTGCTTGAAGGGCAGGGCTCCTCTTCT CTCATGGAGACTTGTCGCATCCGCCCTCGAAGATTCGAATAGCGACCGACTGACCAGCACTGCCGTATCGGATTTTCTTCGAGATGGCTTCGTCCATCAGCTAATAAAAGAGCCCACCAAACCATTTAGTCCCCCAACGAACCAGTCCAAGCTCGATTTCCAAACCAGGACGGGCGCCATTAATGTTGTACCATCACCAAAGGACCCCTACGACCTGAAGCAGATCAAGGAGGACGCAGCATGGCTAAGCAAGAATGCGAATGTCAACGAGGTGGCTGCGCTGCgcattgtggtggtggaataTCAGTCACGCGCCCACAGCCATCTTACCGGACCCTTCTCAACACAGGATGCCGCCAACATTCGGGAAGCTGCCGGTGTCAGCGATGCCCAGGCCTCGAGCTTCCTTTCTAGTCTCAACgtggtggcagtggtggaTGCCGAAGCAAACTGGGCCGAGTTCGAAAGCGAGACGAAACGTCGCCAGCGCCTTATCACGACGTTTCTAACCGAAAGACGGTCTTTCTTCGCCTCGGCTGATGCCTTTACAACCTTTTTGCTACATTCGCGACCCGGTAATAGAACACCAGCGGCAGACGAGTTACGGCAGGACATTATGAAGACTGCCTTCAACTGGGATGACCGCGACTTCCAAGTTGCCGACCCATCGCTCCTCAAAGCCATGGCACCCACCTATTTTGCAGTTCTTCCCGAGTTGGTCGAGGAAGTGGAAAAGGGTCCACGGGAGCTCGAGAAGACGGTCTTGACCTCCCAGATCGAGTTGGATTGGAGTCGGACATCCATCACCGAAGTTATCCACTCCATGTCGGTGGCATTTCAGATCATGGATCTTGAAGGCCCACAGTTCCATTCTCCGGAACTTGTTGCGCAATGGTTTACCCTCATGGATAACTACCGATTCCTGGAGCCCATCATGCCGATTCTTGAACAACATGATATGCTTGCCGAGCTGGTCCTCCCTGTTCGGAGCTTAATGACTGTCATTTCACTGAAGTTTCTCAATATCGACCGTGCGCTTTTGTACCTGTCGCCCCCAGACGATGTCGATCGGAGTGAGGTGCTGGTGGATGGTGAAGAGCCCTACCTCAACTCGGCCGAGCTTCTAAAACAAATCCATGACATCCTCCAGGCGGCTACCAGCGTTGGTGTACCAATGGCTGTTCCGCTTGCCTTTGCGTGGTCCTTGATCATTCACCAGATGCACGTCGGCTACCAGGATAGAGCCGAGCGGAGGGATTTGATCAACAACCAAAGGGCCAGAGGCACGTTCGAATCAGAGGCCATCGCGCCTCCTACACCGCCAGAAGGGCGACAGCGACGAAATTCCGGCGGAAGTTTGATCTCGATCGAGCAATCACCCTACGACGCCTTTCTGGAAGTTGCAAACCTGGAGCGAGACATGCAAGTGGCCGAAACAATGGCCATGGTGGCTACCTCGAGGGGCCATGTCTACAATATCATCAGCGAGATGATTAGCTGTCTGGGCTATGGCGAGACAGCTGCTTTTCGACCGATGATTGGTGCTCGTTCACGCGTGGTGTTTGAAGACCTCTTGAAGCGGACTTTCCACGTTGTGGGCTACCAGACTGAGCCTGTTGCATGTCTGCTGTATTTGTTGTCTGGCAGCAAGTCATACTGGGACATCTCTTCAGAAGTCCCCAACTCGGCTGCGCTAGACATATACACTCAGATGCTCACAGACCCGCTCTTGAGAACACAGTACACCGAACAGTCGCACAATAGATACCCATACGAATTCATCCCCTTCACCGAGATATGTCGATCGTTGTTGGCAGCTCTGGTGTCCGACAAGCAGAGCTCGGAGCAGATAGTCGGATGGCTTTACAGAACACCAAGTCTGACCATCGAGTGGAATCCCATGTGGGATCGATCATATCATCTGGTGCATGAAGATGAAAATACGAATTCATTCTGCATGGATGAGGACATCGACCTGTTTAGCGCACGATCCTTCAGGAAAGTCGCGCCTCAAGAAAAATTCACCATTCCGAGCGGAACATATGGCCGGTTCGTCACCGATATTGGCAGAGTAGCCAAGCTCGAGTTTGAACACTCGGCTCTGGCGCTGCTTGGGAAACGCCTCGAGGTATACCTGTCGGACGGGGCGTGGGACAGCGGGTTAGGGCAACTTACCACGGACGACCTTGCGGAAGCGATATCCCTCCTGGCTGTCATGTTGCGGACAGAAGTTCTCAGGAGCACGGGTAGATCACCCAAACCAAACACAGAGAGCGCCATCAAGGTTCTTCAAGaaaccagcagcagcctcccgCGTAacaacgacatcatcaaaGTCGTGTGTGGGATCCTGAATGGCTTGATTGAAGAGGATCCTACTCAGCTGGATGCCGGCAAGTTCAAGGTGATGACGGCCTCCCTCCAGTTTCTCCATGCGGTGCTACCAGTGGTCCCCGGCCGGGTTTGGTCATACATGTCCAACTGTGGTCTCATCAGCAGCGAGGGGCGGTCCGGTCGACTCTCCAGAATCACCGGCAACCTGGACATGTACGCGGAGCGGGTAGACTTCCTGCAGTCCGCTGTGAAGCTGTTCTCCAGCTTGGTGGAAAACGCAATGTCGAGTGCTGCGCAGCGGAAGACGGCGGCGAGCCCCAATGCCCGCGTCAGAATTGACGAGAACCCATGGGCCGGCATGTCGGAGAAGATTCTGTCTCAAGTGTGCCTTGCGATAGCCCAGACCGCTGTAGACATCTTTGAAAACTCAGCGACATGGAGATTTGAGTCAGAGGTGGGCGAAAGCATTGTGATCACAGAGGTGGTGAACATCATGACCAGCCTGCTCTTCTACACATATAGCATGGGTTCGCCGGAATCGACCAAGAACTTGACAAGCTGCCTGTTGGAGGCTTCTCGGTACATCATTGAAGGCTTTTTGGCTCCCGCGTCCAGCTCGCTTCGATTCCAACCACTATTGACCTCGCTCCTGGCCGCCTTCAAAGTCACCGACTCGACACTCTACCCTTATCGATCCCGTATTGTATCGGAAAGACTCACGGGGGTGGTTTCGTTTGCCACCATTATCCTGAGAGTTGCTAGCTACCTGGACCACCCCACGGCCGCCATCCAAACGCAGCTATTCAAGTGCGCCGCCCTTGTTGCTAGACTTCCAGCCATCAAGCACTCCTTCAAGATGCCTGTCATAGCACTGCTGAGCGCACTGGTCGAAAATGCCGGCAAAGGTTCCGGTGAACCGCCATCATTGCTTGGCTACCTTGGCCCGCAAGTGTCTCACTCGTTCATTCAGATTGCCTCCCAGTTGGACAAGCCCTTTGACAGGATACccgaggtggtgaggacCTGGAACTTCTTTTCCATCATCCTACGCAACCGGCAACAGTGGATGGCGAACTGTCTTCTCACCGGCAAGACCCCTCGCCAGGCTCTCAAGGGTGACGCAAAGATGGCAGAGATCTCACCAGACTCGGTACTGTCCACAGCGTTGGAGAAGCTTCGGTCTATTGCCACGCAGCCTAGCCAGGAAGCCCTCGCCATTCTGGACTTTTTCACGTCGGCACAGAACTACTGGGCTTGGACCATCTTTGCCATGCAAAAGGATAAGTCCTTTTTGGGTAGCCTGCGGTCCTATGTCAAGAACCTCAAAGCTCCCGAGCTCGTCTTTAAGAACGACCCGGCCGAGGCGGGTTACCAAGCCAGGATAGCAGCTTACATTGCCGAGACCTTTGCAATGCAGCTTTACCACTTGCGGCAGATGCGGCAGGCGCAGGACTTTGCCACCAAGGTTGTGGAAGACCTCGACTATTTCCTTAGGCATGGTGTTCAGGTAGCGGATTATAATGCCTCACTACACTCTAACTTTGCAAAGAATTTCAGTCAGAGGTATCCAGGTCTTGAGTTGGATGACTTTAAGAGGACCGTCCTGGTACCCAAGAATCTTGGAGCACAGTACTATTATGGCATGGATTTCGCTGAAAAGATGCTCGGATATGATGCGGGTTGGGCGGGAGCCGGGTCTAAGAAGAATGGTTTCCGGAcagagatggagaaggccaaTCTCAACCTGTCGCTTGTGGAAGCCGAGGTG GCCCTCTTCCATGCTTGGGAGTATCTCATTCTCGAACTCAGCAGTTGCTTGTTGCCAAAGAGCGGCATCATTTCGAGGCAAATGATTCAAGTGGCAGAGCAGTGCCTGGAGGCCAACCAAAGACCTTCAGCTCCGGACCACATCTTTGTCCGACTTGCCGAGTCGAGAGCTAACTTGACCCTGACGCTGCTGAAGCGTTTGGCTGATTGCTCACAGCTACCCAAGGACTTTACCCAGCTCCTGACTCTGGTTGCCACAACCATCAATGTGGTCGACAACCCTTTTGCCACAGAAAACATTACCTACTTCCGCACACTCCTGAGGATACTCTTCGTCACGCTCCGCGGCACCAAGCTCTCTTCCAATGCACCCGCTCCCGCAAAGGCGGGCCCCGAGACCTCGGTAGCGGCCACCCAGTTGGTGATCACCATTCTCGACCGTGTAGTGGCTCAGTCTTTCCGTGCATTGGCTGGTCTTGTCCACGAGCCTGGCTCCCCTACTGAGCCTGACGACATGGCTTTGGTGACTGGCATCCTCCAGGCTTGTCTCGCCGTCCCCGGCCTCGACCAATGCCAGGGGcagatcatcaccatcatgtcCAACCACAACATCTTCCAGGTCGCCACCTCACTATTCAGCTGGTCCGACAAGCTCGTCGGTCGCAACGGCGACCCAGTCTACGGCGAGATCTCCTTGCTGTTCCTCCTTGAACTCTCGTCCCTCCCCCAGATCGCCGAACAGCTTGCCGTCAACGGCATCCTGGGTCACATCACCTCGGCCAACATTGCCGGCTTCCTCCGCAGGAAGAACATCACCCCCTTTACGGAATCCGTCAACAAGATGCGCTGCTACTCGATCTGGTCTCGTGCCCTCCTGCCAATGCTAATCAACATCCTCGGCGCCTTGGGTCCTACCATCGCGCCCGAGGTAGCCTTTGTGTTGAACCAGTTCCCGAACTTGCTTGAATCATCTATCGAGAGGCTCGCAGCCCCGGGAATGGACAGAACAATCCCCACCATGTCCTTTGGCTCAGAAGACAGCACCAGAACCCACCCTTTTTACATTACCTTGGCGACGATGAACGAGATTCACTCTCTGAGCCTGCTGGCGAAGGTGTTGGgggcgttgagggagaaCAACACGAGGGATATACCCGAGGTGACGGGGTGGGACTCGGGAAAGGTGCTGGAGCATGTCGAGTTTTGGCTGCAGAGTAGAAAGGtgctgagggagaggttgctgccgctgacggagagggagagggagtggtgggggACGAAGACCAGGGAGGGCgcaggggggggggattgTCAGACtgtgctggaggagaaggttgttggggttttggagggggtgagggatgttttgatggctggggaggagggggaggagtaa
- the ATG1 gene encoding Serine/threonine-protein kinase (COG:O; COG:T; COG:U; EggNog:ENOG503NY72) has product MVDRQLSSASSRRQKQPTDGAVGQFVIDKEIGKGSFAQVYSGRHKVTGALVAIKSVELSRLNKKLKENLYGEIKILKTLRHPHIVALHDCVESATHINLIMEYCELGDLSLFIKKREKLITHSATRDIARRYPIEHNQGLHEVITRHFLKQLASALKFLREGNFVHRDVKPQNLLLLPSPLFRETHQSAKQILSASYDSLMPAAGLPSLPMLKLADFGFARVLPSTSLAETLCGSPLYMAPEILRYERYDAKADLWSVGTVLYEMATGRPPFRAGNHVELLRKIEAAEDQVKFPRESVVSPELKSLVRALLKRNPVERISFADFFNHTVITGPIPNLHEDDLPKPEPQQVKETVRPEGSQSLSRRDSQRGKAATGVLSSPRPRPSSPLATPIEKPNPLEQVPGPRAGLSYSPAGDGLGITRRPAVQPSTSAPARPVMYVDRSRANSTASQRPPRESIVPDPSQPLASQPRPKSRPTKPLTEEEKAAQDVALERDYIFIDKKGVEVNALADQISMYPQSVPKSGQIVRRATQQGHPTSTTGAVSARNSHLRQGSYDKPLSSSPGSTTSAISKAIQDASLRLFGFNVAPHLLSKGQSPPQIYSPFPAYPTPSAPAGLISDGKHTTPVDEDSRVAQCIEDWATRSDVVYGFAEVKYKQLVPLAPSMDYGLGGVPADKMEEEDGLTLEATVSLSEEALVLYVKALSLLAKSMDIASLWWTRKSRSDNSNSIHSAARDSVNSQALALKINRVVQWIRSRFNEVLEKAEIVRLKLIEAQKQLSEDHPSHPSNHQTEVGSVTGAEGVILSPGISAEKLMYDRAVEMSRTAAINEIASEDLPGCEIFYSTAIRMLEAVLDSDDDHLPKRRISTSSRDEKAEAAVREDTSEMSSEDKQSIQKMIQMVKARLANLQKKMLAISRAQQQQQQDIISVRRRSGELAPRSVPV; this is encoded by the exons ATGGTCGACAGACAGTTATCGTCCGCCTCGTCGAGGCGGCAAAAACAGCCAACCGATGGTGCCGTCGGGCAGTTCGTCATCGACAAGGAGATTGGAAAGGGCAGCTTCGCCCAGGTCTACTCTGGCCGGCACAAG GTTACGGGCGCCCTGGTCGCCATCAAGTCCGTAGAGCTCAGTCGCTTGAACAAGAAACTAAAGGAAAACCTGTACGGCGAAATCAAGATCCTCAAGACGTTACGCCACCCACATATCGTTGCCCTTCATGACTGTGTCGAGTCGGCCACGCACATCAACTTGATTATGGAATACTGCGAGCTTGGTGATCTGTCGTTATTTATTAAGAAGCGGGAGAAGCTGATCACACACTCGGCTACCCGTGATATTGCCCGCAGGTATCCCATTGAGCACAACCAGGGTTTGCACGAGGTTATCACCCGCCATTTCCTCAAGCAGCTCGCAAGTGCGCTCAAGTTTTTGAGGGAAGGAAACTTTGTTCACCGAGATGTCAAACCACAgaacctgctgctgctgccgtcgCCGCTCTTTCGGGAAACTCACCAATCGGCCAAGCAAATCTTGAGTGCTAGTTACGACTCGCTGATGCCAGCAGCAGGACTTCCGTCGCTGCCTATGCTCAAGCTTGCCGACTTTGGCTTTGCTCGCGTGTTGCCCTCGACGTCACTCGCTGAGACGCTGTGTGGGTCACCGCTCTACATGGCCCCTGAGATTCTCCGGTATGAACGGTACGATGCCAAAGCGGATCTGTGGTCGGTGGGCACCGTTCTGTACGAGATGGCGACAGGGAGACCTCCCTTTAGGGCCGGGAATCATGTGGAGCTGCTTAGGAAGATAGAAGCTGCTGAGGACCAGGTCAAGTTTCCTCGCGAGAGCGTGGTCAGTCCGGAGTTGAAGAGCCTCGTCCGAGCTCTCCTGAAGCGGAATCCCGTGGAACGGATCAGCTTCGCCGACTTTTTCAACCACACTGTCATCACAGGGCCCATCCCCAATCTCCACGAGGATGACCTCCCGAAGCCGGAACCACAGCAGGTGAAGGAGACAGTGCGGCCCGAAGGGTCACAGTCTCTATCACGTCGGGATTCCCAGCGTGGCAAAGCGGCCACAGGCGTTCTGTCCTCCCCCAGGCCTcggccatcatcgccactgGCGACACCAATCGAGAAACCGAACCCACTGGAGCAAGTGCCAGGTCCTCGTGCTGGCTTGAGCTACTCGCCTGCTGGAGATGGGTTGGGAATTACCCGCCGGCCAGCTGTTCAGCCATCTACTTCAGCGCCAGCCCGCCCCGTCATGTACGTGGACCGCTCTCGAGCAAACTCGACCGCCTCGCAGAGACCACCACGAGAATCCATCGTGCCGGATCCTTCACAACCCCTTGCATCGCAACCTCGACCAAAGAGCAGGCCGACCAAGCCCCtgacagaggaggagaaggctgctcAGGATGTTGCTTTGGAGCGTGACTATATCTTCATCGACAAGAAGGGCGTGGAGGTCAATGCACTGGCTGACCAAATCTCCATGTACCCGCAATCGGTCCCCAAGTCGGGTCAGATTGTTCGGCGCGCTACCCAGCAAGGGCacccaacatcaacgactGGTGCTGTTTCCGCCCGAAACAGCCACCTTCGACAAGGGTCATATGACAAGCCACTTTCTAGCAGCCCCGGCTCGACAACTTCTGCCATCTCCAAGGCAATTCAGGACGCCAGTCTTCGGCTTTTTGGGTTCAACGTGGCGCCTCATCTGCTCAGCAAGGGCCAGTCTCCGCCCCAGATCTACAGCCCTTTCCCGGCATACCCGACGCCCTCTGCACCGGCCGGGCTGATCTCGGATGGGAAGCACACCACGCCGGTGGACGAGGATTCCCGCGTGGCCCAATGCATTGAGGATTGGGCCACCCGAAGCGATGTGGTCTATGGCTTTGCCGAGGTCAAGTACAAGCAACTTGTTCCATTGGCCCCTTCCATGGATTATGGCCTCGGCGGCGTTCCTGCCGACAagatggaggaagaagatggcctCACCCTCGAGGCAACAGTCTCTCTATCAGAAGAGGCCCTGGTATTGTACGTCAAGGCGCTGTCTCTTCTTGCCAAATCCATGGACATTGCTAGCCTATGGTGGACACGCAAGAGCAGGTcggacaacagcaacagcatccACTCAGCCGCTCGCGACTCGGTTAACAGCCAGGCGTTGGCACTGAAGATCAATAGGGTGGTCCAGTGGATCCGGTCCCGGTTCAACGAGGTCTTGGAGAAGGCTGAGATTGTGCGGTTAAAACTCATCGAGGCTCAAAAGCAGCTTTCCGAAGATCACCCCAGCCACCCCAGCAATCATCAAACCGAGGTCGGCTCGGTGACGGGTGCCGAAGGAGTCATCCTTTCGCCAGGTATCAGCGCCGAGAAGCTCATGTACGACCGCGCTGTTGAGATGAGTAGAACTGCAGCCATCAACGAGATTGCCAGCGAAGACCTCCCCGGCTGCGAGATATTCTATTCGACTGCGATTCGCATGCTCGAGGCTGTCTTGGATAGCGATGACGACCATCTTCCTAAGCGCAGGATATCAACCTCGTCTAGGGACGAAAAGGCTGAAGCTGCTGTCCGCGAGGACACCTCCGAGATGAGCAGCGAGGACAAGCAGTCTATTCAGAAGA TGATCCAGATGGTTAAAGCACGTCTCGCAAACCTCCAGAAGAAGATGCTTGCCATCTCTCGagctcaacagcagcagcaacaggacATAATTTCTGTCAGACGTCGTAGCGGCGAGCTGGCACCACGCAGTGTCCCGGTCTGA